In Leptolyngbya sp. CCY15150, a genomic segment contains:
- a CDS encoding DUF4915 domain-containing protein, producing MAVPRHNKSFQGLALDAALAQKGAEPRCGIGVIDLRSGDLVHTLRIEGAVSELYDVVTIPNVQRPMAIGIRSDEIRHVISMGDG from the coding sequence ATGGCGGTACCGCGCCACAACAAGAGTTTTCAAGGCTTGGCATTAGATGCCGCCCTAGCGCAAAAGGGAGCCGAACCCCGCTGTGGGATTGGCGTGATAGACCTGCGCAGTGGCGATCTGGTGCATACGTTACGCATTGAAGGAGCCGTATCAGAACTCTATGACGTGGTGACCATCCCTAATGTGCAGCGCCCCATGGCCATCGGCATTCGCTCCGATGAAATCCGCCATGTGATTTC